One segment of Neobacillus endophyticus DNA contains the following:
- the flgC gene encoding flagellar basal body rod protein FlgC yields MFDSLNISASALTAQRLRMDVVSSNIANAQTTRGSYVNGKWIPYQRKMVVMEPRVSSFSQVLQGQLQQQSQSGLQGVRVAGIVNDNTPFNRVYDPSNPDADSSGYVMMPNVDVSKEMVDLLSASRSYEENVTAFNTSKSMAMKALELGS; encoded by the coding sequence ATGTTTGATTCATTAAATATCAGCGCCTCCGCTTTAACTGCTCAACGTTTGCGGATGGATGTTGTCTCCTCCAATATTGCGAATGCACAGACTACTCGTGGTTCTTATGTAAATGGGAAGTGGATTCCATATCAACGTAAAATGGTGGTTATGGAACCAAGAGTCAGCTCATTCAGTCAAGTATTGCAAGGGCAATTACAACAGCAGTCACAATCAGGTCTTCAAGGTGTAAGAGTGGCTGGAATTGTAAATGACAACACTCCATTTAACAGAGTGTATGACCCTTCTAATCCTGATGCTGATTCTAGCGGTTATGTCATGATGCCAAATGTCGATGTTTCAAAAGAGATGGTGGATTTATTATCTGCATCAAGATCTTATGAAGAGAATGTTACTGCGTTCAATACAAGTAAATCAATGGCGATGAAAGCATTAGAATTGGGCAGCTAG
- the flgB gene encoding flagellar basal body rod protein FlgB: MTNINLLQSALNAASLRQSVITNNIANAETPGYKAKQVVFEDILKQHLNNQTSNFVGKTTDPRHFPIGDSSDLPAPQVVEDDSTVMQNNGNNVDVDQEMTNMAKNALWFNSLSKQMNNQFQQLSIAITGRSS; the protein is encoded by the coding sequence ATGACAAATATCAACCTCCTGCAATCGGCATTAAATGCCGCAAGTTTACGACAATCCGTCATAACGAATAATATAGCGAATGCAGAAACACCAGGATATAAAGCAAAACAAGTTGTCTTTGAAGATATCCTTAAACAACATTTAAATAATCAAACATCAAATTTTGTTGGAAAAACAACAGACCCGCGTCATTTTCCAATTGGAGATTCTTCTGATCTTCCTGCTCCACAAGTAGTCGAAGATGACTCAACTGTTATGCAAAACAATGGAAATAACGTCGATGTGGATCAAGAAATGACAAATATGGCGAAAAATGCGCTTTGGTTTAATTCCTTATCGAAACAGATGAACAATCAGTTTCAGCAATTATCGATTGCGATAACAGGAAGGAGCTCGTAA
- the fliE gene encoding flagellar hook-basal body complex protein FliE → MNITGVGTSPININQNPFQKVQSSNAKTSFSNVIQGYLQNVDSTVKQSDDLTTKLATGQIDNVQDVMIASEKAKLALQLTVSVRDKAVEAYQNIMQMQI, encoded by the coding sequence ATGAATATAACAGGTGTTGGTACATCACCAATCAATATAAATCAAAATCCTTTTCAAAAAGTACAGTCGAGTAATGCGAAAACATCGTTTTCCAATGTAATCCAAGGATATCTTCAAAATGTTGACTCAACTGTAAAACAGTCTGACGATCTGACAACCAAATTGGCAACAGGACAAATTGATAATGTTCAAGATGTTATGATTGCATCGGAAAAAGCGAAGTTAGCATTGCAATTAACCGTTTCAGTAAGAGATAAAGCTGTTGAAGCATATCAAAATATTATGCAGATGCAGATATAA